The Sorangiineae bacterium MSr11367 genome window below encodes:
- a CDS encoding FAD-dependent oxidoreductase → MAKDHAVVLGGGLAGLLAARVLARHFERVTILERDDLPEGACSRRGVPQARHIHGLLVRGFRILEWLFPDLAGELTRAGAHTIDVMNDILRLGPGGWCPRAPSNYRTVACSRDLLEWGIRRQVLRDARVRVVEGFDASGLLVHPRTGHVCGVRNRRRGERDVFADWVVDATGRQSQTPAWLEELGYARVEETTVDSFAGYASRCYEAPSVPRNWKSLVIGSRPPDLPRAGALQPLEKNRWMVTLAGAAHDYPPTSEEGFLAFARSLADPLLYDVLRQARAVSRIYGYQRNESRVRHYERLGRMPSRFVVLGDAVCALNPVYGQGMTLAAMGAQLLDRCLAAAPSSTRFQRRLARANRIPWTMATAEDYRYPGTKGPPRAVWTKAAHAWMDRILFAAAKRENVHAQLVRVGHLLEDPISLLRPDIAFSAWRAHRSIRSEGDARIAPTAYYTAYVWHRLGMPHAKLFATARGAALFWGFRLAGEWLSLLSSRVPSTVQYLAMRHLAIEHELERMAPDRVVEIGAGLSRRGITWAPEKGIRYIEVDLPNIVKAKHARLAAAPRALRDRLDGRWSLLSFDILDARFGDWLAAQLEGARRPVVVAEGVLVYFDMAERARIVASVRKGLAASGGGAFLCDMRTVEEAGNMALAVNVLRGVIRLATRGRGTRADFPRIDDVRSFFARAGFASAEPVDRKVLPSNLAKLSSPVRVWAVQSSERTL, encoded by the coding sequence ATGGCAAAGGACCATGCGGTGGTGCTGGGCGGCGGTCTCGCCGGGCTTTTGGCGGCACGGGTATTGGCGCGGCATTTCGAACGCGTCACGATCCTCGAACGGGATGACCTCCCCGAAGGCGCCTGCTCCCGGCGCGGGGTGCCGCAAGCGCGGCATATCCACGGTTTGCTCGTGCGCGGCTTTCGTATTCTGGAATGGCTCTTTCCCGATCTCGCCGGGGAGCTTACCCGGGCGGGTGCGCACACCATCGACGTGATGAATGACATTCTCCGTCTGGGCCCCGGCGGCTGGTGCCCGCGCGCCCCCTCGAACTACCGCACCGTGGCGTGCAGTCGCGATCTTCTCGAATGGGGCATCCGCCGGCAGGTACTCCGCGATGCGCGCGTGCGCGTGGTCGAGGGCTTCGACGCTTCGGGGCTCCTCGTGCATCCGCGCACGGGGCACGTCTGCGGCGTGCGCAATCGTCGGCGCGGAGAGCGCGATGTGTTCGCGGACTGGGTGGTCGACGCCACCGGCCGGCAATCCCAGACGCCCGCATGGCTCGAAGAGCTCGGCTATGCGCGCGTCGAGGAGACCACGGTCGACTCGTTTGCCGGCTACGCGAGCCGTTGTTACGAGGCACCCAGCGTCCCGCGGAATTGGAAATCGCTGGTCATCGGAAGTCGCCCTCCCGATCTCCCGCGCGCCGGCGCCCTTCAGCCGCTCGAGAAAAACCGGTGGATGGTCACCCTCGCCGGCGCGGCGCACGACTACCCGCCTACGTCGGAGGAAGGCTTTCTGGCATTCGCGCGCTCGCTCGCCGACCCTCTGCTTTACGATGTTCTCCGGCAAGCCAGGGCGGTGTCCCGCATTTACGGCTACCAACGAAATGAAAGCCGGGTCCGCCATTACGAACGCCTGGGACGAATGCCATCGCGGTTCGTCGTGCTCGGAGATGCCGTTTGCGCGTTGAATCCGGTCTATGGCCAGGGCATGACCCTCGCGGCGATGGGTGCGCAGCTTCTCGATCGATGCCTCGCCGCGGCGCCATCGAGCACTCGGTTTCAAAGAAGGCTCGCACGCGCCAACCGCATTCCGTGGACGATGGCCACGGCCGAAGACTACCGCTACCCCGGTACGAAGGGCCCACCACGTGCGGTGTGGACGAAAGCCGCCCACGCGTGGATGGATCGAATTCTGTTCGCCGCCGCGAAACGAGAGAACGTTCACGCGCAACTGGTGCGGGTCGGTCACTTGCTCGAAGATCCGATTTCGCTCCTTCGACCCGATATCGCGTTTTCCGCGTGGCGTGCCCATCGGTCGATACGTTCCGAGGGCGACGCGCGCATTGCACCGACGGCGTATTACACGGCGTACGTATGGCACCGACTCGGCATGCCGCACGCGAAGCTCTTTGCAACGGCCCGCGGGGCCGCGCTTTTCTGGGGGTTTCGCCTGGCCGGCGAGTGGCTCTCGCTTCTTTCTTCGCGCGTGCCTTCGACGGTGCAATACCTGGCCATGCGGCACCTCGCCATCGAGCACGAGCTGGAGCGCATGGCACCGGATCGGGTGGTGGAAATCGGTGCAGGGCTATCCCGGCGGGGAATCACGTGGGCCCCCGAAAAGGGGATTCGCTACATCGAAGTCGATTTGCCAAATATCGTCAAAGCCAAACATGCGCGGCTCGCCGCGGCTCCCCGCGCGCTGCGAGATCGGCTCGACGGGCGATGGTCCCTTCTCTCGTTCGACATTCTCGATGCGCGCTTTGGCGACTGGCTCGCCGCGCAGCTCGAGGGGGCACGGCGCCCCGTCGTCGTCGCCGAAGGGGTGCTCGTCTATTTCGATATGGCCGAGCGCGCTCGCATCGTGGCCTCGGTTCGAAAAGGGCTTGCCGCTTCGGGCGGCGGAGCGTTTCTTTGCGACATGCGCACGGTGGAAGAAGCTGGGAACATGGCCTTGGCGGTGAACGTCCTTCGAGGCGTGATTCGCCTTGCGACCCGCGGACGCGGAACGCGCGCCGACTTTCCCCGCATCGACGACGTGCGCAGCTTTTTCGCACGAGCTGGCTTCGCTTCCGCGGAGCCGGTGGATCGCAAGGTATTGCCCTCGAACCTTGCCAAGTTATCTTCGCCCGTCCGAGTATGGGCGGTCCAATCCTCGGAGAGAACACTATGA